From the genome of Vigna radiata var. radiata cultivar VC1973A unplaced genomic scaffold, Vradiata_ver6 scaffold_100, whole genome shotgun sequence:
CTATCGCATAGTGGATTCACTCCAAAAGGGAGCATATAAACTTGGAGAACTTGATggaaaaatgcaataaaaaacaTGGAATGCCACATACCCAATAAGCTACTTCATCTAAGCTTGAATGACAACACATCTGCAAGCTAATACGATTATACTTGGATGGAAACACATTCGTTAAGTACTTAAAACTgtctaaaaatgataatttttgaaaaacatcCATAGATTGAAATGCATTTGAGTATAAAAGTGTCTAGAAGTGTCAAagattgaaaattgaaaaatatccACGGTTGAAATACATCTGAGTATAAAAACATCTAAAAGCATTAAGAATTGAAAAATATCCATTGACTCAAATACATATGAGTATAAAAACATCTAAATACATTAACAATAGAAAATATTCACGTATTAAATACACCTGAGTAAAACCTACTCAATGGAAAAATAAATCTAAGTGGCTAACCACACTTTCATGTTAAATGCTCACAAGTATAACCTACTCGACGACACGATAAATTCAAATGGCTAACccattcatatattaaataagcCTGAGTATGTCTTACTTGTCGACATAATAAGTTCAAGTAGTTAACCCCACTTATGCATTAAATACGCCTAAGTAAACCATACTCGTCGAGAACACAATATGCATGAGTGGCCTCACAATCTTCTACATATCAAAATATGTTCATGCATGATATGTATAAAAGTGATGTTACTGCATTCATTAATGCTGACTAGAATATTGCCTCAACCTATTCATGCAATTTTTtgccaaaatatattttatccacCTATTTCTTTTATCTAGCATAATCGATAGAACAAGTATAACTTGCAATATAAAAGTTGCAATACCAAAACTTTAGTAGCTAATATTGTTAGCAAAAGAAGAATATCAACATCTTGCTtcaataaaagattttaatgaTGATGCTTCACGTAGAAgtgttgaatatttaaataatgctTGGATTAAAGAGATATATTAAAGTCTTAAGAATGTAGTTGTTAAAGTCTTGAACCTGTGATGGTATTTAATTTAGTTAGTAGTTCAGGATTCAAAAGTAGTAGAGcacttagaaaaaaaatcataaaattatctgtgatatataatttattatcattaatgaTAATCCATTATCCAATTAAAATCAAGAATTTCATAAATGCCTATGTGACAGTGGATTATCATAGTAAGAAATTgttatttgaaaacttttatagAATATGAGTGGAAGTTACAAACTTGACTCTTAGTTTTTTGACATAATTTTCAAATGCAAGAATCTATAAATACTTAACTTAACCTAacttaaaataacttttcactAAGGGTATCAAAGTTGTGTGCTTAAGAGAAACTCTTTGTGTTTGAAAAAATGGAGCTTTGAAAAACCTAGTGTGGGTAGAGCGCAAACTTTCACTAAGTATGTCTTTATAATTGAGTATTGTTATTGTTGCTAAGAAAGTTGTTCATTCTTTGTGCTTCAAAGGAGATGTTGTTCATCTTTGTGAGTCGAAGGAGGTGTTTTCTATCCTTAACCTTATTCTCTGTAATTGTAAGCTCTTGGTTATTTTTAGTGATTGGTTAATTTCTCTTTAAGAGATATTAACAACTAGACGTAAAGTCTTTTgatccgaaccaatataaaatttcttgtgCAAGTTTTTCTTTCctacttttatcatttttcaaattcgttaaagaaatttttaaaagtaaaaatttattaaaagaaagtaattttttaacaGGAATCAATTCACTCCTCTTAATTTTGTCTACATTCTAAATATTTTGCTCCAtatttaataactaatttagatatgaattcataaataattataactttttatttataataaaaattattttaattactaataagttttaatttataaattaatatctaaattgaccattataattattatttataaattttctttaatttatatacaaaatccTATAATAAGACCTTCTGATTAGTGAATAGTATAAAATATGCATAGTCATTGATTTCAACACTATTATGGCAATGCATTCTTTATGCTTTATTAAGGCCAAATTAAGTTGAGGTACGACTGAAGTTACGAGGAGACCAGTAGACTGACCCACCTATTTATCTTCAGTCTTATCTATGATTTTAAATCGAGTCATATCaagaaaatctttttctttatttttctatgttacTTTAAGTATTAGTGTTATTATAAGAATATCtctaacttttaaattaaatatagttaataataacatatatccTTGTGTAAGAGAGAATAGCGATTATAAGTTTCCTTAGAGAATATAATCTTATTAATAATTCCAATAAATCTGTCCAATAGTAAAGTTAGCcacttaaaaggaaaaaaaaacacttatccTAAAcgtaatttttatgttaaaagaaatttgttcaACCAAAGACTTAAAACTTAATCAAGCTATTgttcatttgttatttttattctttcaataaaatgtacttattttaatttttcgttTGATTTTCTCCCGTGATTTTTTTCCACATTGGTAGTTTTCGtgtttaatatataaagatattacTTACAAATATCTAACATTTATACAATCAAACACATATTTCCATAAGAAAACGATATTTGACTGAGGAGAGAAGTAATACCTAAATAATtgagaaataataattaattaacaaatgtTTCTGGAATAAATTTCCaagaatttaagaaaacataataAACAATAACGTAGATTTGATATAATCTTTTACGCGTGAATACATAGTTTTCTAAAAGCACTATTTTGTCCCTTATAAGAATGAAAGTAATCACAAAATTtaagatacaaagaagaaatacaatagtaatactcactcttagtattaacgtcaattaagaataaaattctcACGAATTGATCTGTGTGTTAAGTGAATGACAGAATGTAGAGAAAAAGTCTCTTAATTTCAATAGAGCACAAGATCCCTCCTTCATATAGATCTTgattaaacatttttcaaatcCAAGAACTATCACATTATGATTAGTTACATCTCttgattttaacttttcatgaatggttgtaactcttcatgaataattgtaattcttcatgaatctgaaaattatttttaatactctTAAGTTCCAACAAATGTTTTAATCCATTACATTTACTCTAttatataatgaaaacaaaagaatttttGTGGTAAATAAATGAGATAAGAAATTTCTTGAAatgaacaattatatttttcttttcttctgcaTGTGTCTAAAATCatgtattcatatatttaaagaaaagagattTTATATAATGGTAAGAGGCTTATAATAGGTAGTTAAATTAGAATATGACTATTGATGAGTAGTACAAGTTGTTAGAAAGGCACTTGTAACGTGAAAGACAAACATGTCTTAAAAACTCACTAGATTTGTTTTACATTGATAATGAGCATCTAAACCTTGTTAATTACACAAGGATATGTAACCTATGTCTTTTGTTTGgtacaagaaaatataaaattaactcttaatacaaattatgatattattagtAGATTAGCTAGGTTAGTTGACTTTAATacaaaagtttacttttttttttttttttataaaagaagctAAAGgacataaaatcatttttatttcttttaataaaaacatttatcttaatattgaattaataaGAGCAAATTGAATCTATTTAATGTTGAACATTAATAGAGTCTGTTTAATAGACTTTAACATGtcacaaaatatgattttatttttcaaaaagaaaaggttaaaaagcgtaaaattatttttaatttttgtaataaataaatatttatattagtgTTTGCTAGACATTAAATATCGACTTACCTAACTCTATGTTAGTGTCatcttaatattttactaaaataaatattaaaataaataagatttgtATTATATTGaccttgatatttttttatttttagtgttaatatttatttaagttgatGTATATGTAACAaagaatcataaattatttttaatttaaaaaggcatatatttgaagtatatgaaaaacattaaaagataaGGTTGAATATTGTttatggaaaatgttttttcaacCCTTCTGATATAACACACATTATCaagtgtttgaaatattcttttgaaagtTTAAATGCTCTAACTTGAAATATGTGTATATGCATTAATAAGATTGTCGTATTATTTAGAATATTTCTATGATAGTATTTTGTAAGAacttctttaaaaagaaaagatcgtTTAACTATGAAGTTCTTGTACTTTGAAATATAAAGCTCAACTGCAGGTTTTTCAAGACGATCGTTTAGTTATGAGAAGAGATAATaacacaataaattttatactggttcgctTAAATAACCTATATAATATGTTAGATATACCTAGATCACTTAGAAAGCTGACAAGAGTAAACTGCtatgttataatcgattatattggTTACATAGTCAATTAAAACAGAGAACAAGCCACAATCTATTATATAAGTGAGATAATCTACTAAGGATGACAAATAAATGACTAATATGGTTAACtgttaatataatcgattacataagtttgataatcgattaaaatagagaGCATAGTCTAGTCCATTACACACGTAGCCTAATCTGTTAAGATTGTTAGAAGAAGCAGTCATAGACATAAGTcatgaaataattgattacacaCATAGGATAATTTGTTAAAACATAGAAAAATCATAACAGATTATGCAATTAACATAATGGATTATACTGTGACAGGAGTTGAAAATCCTATATATATGTGACTTGAGACCTGTTTACATAACGTTAACATTTTCAAATACTGACGAATCTTCTGAGTTTGTGTACAGGTGTTCTCAAAGACACGTTCTTGGAGGAATCAAGACTTTCTTGGTGATCAAACAACAAGGATTCATTCAAGACATTCAACTACATTGGTTCTGATTAAATCTGCAATTTGAATGGTGTTTTAAAGATCAGGTTCTTCAAACAATTTGTATTATATACCTTTGTGAGTACAATCAGGTTTAAGAGTTGGGATTGCTCTTGATATTTGTAAGAGATTGAGTGTGTTAATCTCTTGTGttgctattttgattttgagtggtGAGAGGGGTGCATTAGGAGAGTTGTCTTTGTAATCTTGTATACTCAATCATTATAGTGGATTccttcaactaaggttgttgaaggaggaCTGGATGTAAGCTTGTGATAGTCGAACCAATATAGATTGTTTGTGTCTTgatctttctcttttctttctactTAGTTGATTCGTTATTCTTTGTTTATTGATTTCGAGAAGCCAAGAACtcataaagatttcaaaaataatacaaaaaaggGTTAATCCAATTCATCCCCCCCTTCCCTTCTTGACTTGAGATATAAGGTCTTTCTTTTCTAACAGTTCCCTTTCTCCTTATATAATCACAATTTTGGATGCTATGAGACAGACCTTGGAAAGTTTTAATATAAGTGATTGGGATTCGCAAATCCTCTAGACTAGAGCATGTAGTGTCTTGAACCCAAATACATTACGTACCgacaataaaagtaaacatgttAGTAACAACACCTTCTTCAAAAAGGTCTAAAGGATATGCgcaaacaatatatttttcctaAAAACAAGTTTGATGTGATGATAGCATCAACTTTTGCAAGGATCAAGATTGGTAAGCCCATTGGTCCAtacttgaataaaaaaattatatcaatccTTTATTTAATTAGACTCGAATCTCATTAGTGTTATACCTTTATAATAAACCTCTCCTTTTATAAACctaattataacttattttctttctcactcATCTCCAAATTTTTGACATCTTAACCAATGCGTAATAAAAGAGGATGTAACATAACTTAGTTATAACTTCGCTCATATGTCTATCACACTTACTCTATATATACCGGATGCATGTACTCGTCAcgtaataattattatacattttcctttctcttcGTTTCCTTATACTCCATACTCTTATGTTGCTGTTgctgaagaaagaaaatagttaCATACTATATAAACATGCAATATTTTCatgtcttgtttttcttttctattccaTGTTATTTTTGGAGTTTTTATAAGTTGAGAGTTTTGATATATACTGATTTAAACACCCAAACTATTTTCTtctacataatttttctttactgctgacaaaaaaaaaaaaactaactttgaTATGTGAAACTTAATTTAATGTAGAGATTAGTTTactaacaataacaataataagaGAAAACAAATTATGAAACCACATTTTGACAAATAGCTTGGATGATTAACCATATCCATATACAGAAAAAGCTACTCATtccaaaataattaagtaaCAAACTATTAGTGGGTTCAACTACTCGcaatttattataacaatataagtaaaaaaagcatgtctaaataaaaattactctACTTCATTccaataaaacaatttataaataaaatagtgtcTTTAAAAcgaattaacaaattaattaatatttcctCTATCAAAccaattaaactataataaaagGATAAGGTTTTTAAAATCATGTTTGGTCGTGAAGAGTGAAAACGACATCCAAGTGAAGATATATACCTcgtaaaacaaaaacattatacGCAAATGGATAAGATTCCAAACAAGTCATTTCAAGCAACtaaaaaagagaatgaatgaAATATGAAGTGTTGGAATTCTTTAAACAAGTGAAGTTAAGGTAAAattcttaagacttgagaatGAAGAAGCTAGAAGAGTGAAGAATGGCCATTGAAAGAGGGTTTTTATGGAGAAAGTGGTGACAAAACAAAGTGAATTGGAAGGTAGCATGAGAAGTTGATGAGATGTGTGGCCAAAGAAAGAGTGAAAACAAATGTAAGACAATGTGTGGGCAAAAGCACATCCATAAGCATGTAGTTGTTTGGCATTTAGCATGAAGGAACATTTTGATGTTTTGCAACTATATGCCTATTAGCTTCCAAGAGACAAAGGAAAACATGGAGACCTTAAAACTCTATTGTCAGATTTACTgtttttaaacttgttttataaAAACAGAGTTAGGAGTTAGTATTATTGATGAATAAAGATGATGTAGTTCGACAATTGTCTCTTTACTCTTGGAGCAAGGAAAAatgtgtataattttttttcattttcaattcctcctttttttttcacacacacacaaattgTCTTGATTAATTATCTCTTCTTAACTCCATATTAACttccaatattatttttaaataaataattattcttatgGATGATAAAGCCCAATATGACCcatttatctttctatttaaatgctaaaataaaaaaatattttaaaacattaatacacaataatattataatttgaattatcaatacttaaacataaaattttaatccttaattataatagaatatatgaaaataataacttttaaattatctaattaaatatattaattaattaaaattttgaaaaatatttatattttacggTTTAACCACACATTTATCGTCCATACAAGTTATGAAATCTTGTTCAAAGAGATTAAATTTCctaatttgttaatatattaaatagagTAATGATAATatgacatattttaaaattcatttaacacatattataaaaataaaatagttataaaagttatatttttgtattattttaggaaagaagagaataaatgtaaaaatttaagtgtgtgaCTTTTACTAAGACTGTGTTCACTTCGACATAATTTCCTATTCACGCGGGGGAGCGAGcgagtaatttaaaaaaaaaacgtgttcACTTTCACAGAATCGGAAGCGATGATTTGAAGGTGTTTGCGAGATTATTGTACTGTTCATTCACCCGTTGTTGTGCGAGGATTTGGGAGATCAATCACGCTTTGTCTAAATTGCACccttcattttaaattattcgcAGTCTACAAACTCGGTGCAGGCTGGGTGAACAAAGAAGACGAAGAAAGTTGTATCTGGTTACGCAGCAAGCTGGATCCGGATACCACAGAAACACTAAAAGGGCCAACAACTTGTATCCAGTTACCAAAACACTTGTATCCAGATACGGTCATTCTTCATTaaacaacttcttcatttaaaCTGTATGTTGTTGATGGGTCTCCATTGAATCCAACCATGTCTTCAAAACCTGTTTCTTCCTCATACCTGCACCACATATAttctataaacttttttttttctttaaatatgtttacggtttattgaatttatatgaataatttttgaaGAATATACAATATATGAGTTTGATGATAAGAAAAGTTAGACCTGAGCATAGCAACAGGACCATTGTGATCAAACTTGACGATATTCTTCCACCAACctctaatatataattattctaaatttttaacacttaataaacatttttacaattaaatataacattaacaaatatcattttatattactttaatacttgGGGGCATATTGGTAATCTTCAaattctaccaattaaacaaattttttaaaattgtcacatcaatcaaatcctacactaattctcacaaaattcACTCCCAAATCCACcctcaattaccttcaaatccactcaactaaacacaaaaagaaaatcaccttcaaattttctcaaatccactcaatcactctcccctcGTCACCTCCAAGTAAATACACCCTAAGTGTTATTAAGGTTAAGACACTAAATTGACAAATGGGAACCCACTCCTATTTTGCTATTTTAACTGTCAAAAGGCGATACAAGGCCATAGTGAATCCCAATCAAACCAAACAGGCTTAAACCCAATaacataaaaagtaatataataatatataatataataaaaaacaaaagaaatcaaaaCTTGAGTGCCGACGCCAAGGTGTGTATTGTTGGATGGATGTTCAGATTCCAACATGATACCGCGTTCGCTCACTCTCAACTTCAATTGATCAATCACCAAAATCCTTTTCTCTCCTTTGCAAAATCTGAATCAACAACACACAGCAAAACATCTCACTCAACCACACCAACAACACTTCAGATCTACGATTCCAATCCCACGACacaaaaagataaacaaaaaccGATTTCTCCAAGCGCCCTCAATATGGCGCCCACACCCTTCACTTCATTACCCTTCGTCTTCGTTACCCTTCTGTCAATTCTCCACCTTTCGCACTGCAAGACCCTAAAGCGTGACGGTAACATTAGCTACTTAACTCAGTCCCTTCACCCATGTCATTTTCTCTCGACTTTTCTCCAATTCGATCAATTGGGTTGTCGACTTTTGCTTTTTCCCGTCATGGGTCGGAGTCGTTTATGTTTTCCTCGAATTTTTTGCAGTCAAGGCTTTGAACGAGATCAAGGCTTCTCTTGGGTGGAGAGTGGTGTATGCGTGGGTCGGTGATGACCCTTGCGGTGATGGGGATCTTCCTCCTTGGTCTGGTGTCACGTGTTCCACTGTCGGTGATTATCGTGTCGTGACCGAGCTGTGAgcatcatttattaattttcaattgatttagaaaaatgcaaaaaatgtccattttttttttggaactgATAAGAtaaaggttttttatttttaagttcaGTTGTTGCTGACGAGATTTGAGGTTGTAAAGTTGGTGTAATTGGGATTTGGTATTTTTCAGTGAGGTGTATGCGGTGTCGATTGTCGGACCTTTTCCTACTGCTGTAACCAGCTTACTGGATCTTACACGGctgtaagtttttattttttcattaatctaTGTTTCCTTTAATTTTGATCCTTGTGACGGGTTGAGAAACATGTGGTGTTGATTAACGCCTATGGTTGTGTTGGAGTTGAATGGTTGAAAGCCTAATATTGTGTTCTGGTTGTTGTATGcttttcatatttgtttgcAGGATAGGGAGGAGTTTATTTGGTTGGTGTTTTTTGATTTGTtgcaaaataataaagaaattaattataaatggtTGATTGAGATATATGGATTGAGATAATGCATTGTTTGCAGTTAATCTGCGTTTTGTTTTGTTGCTTTCAATTACAATTACTATATGTGTACATGAAACACTTCCAATTTGATTCTCCCTTTGAAGTTCTTATGAGTTGATGCACTGTGTACTTATGGCAGTGATCTTCACAATAACAAGTTGACAGGGCCTATTCCTCCTCAAATTGGACGGTTGAAGCGTCTTAAAATACTGTATGAATTTTCTGATCCATGTTCAGTTTTGCTTTCTCtctgctttttttttatctgatacTTATGTTTGACGCAGTACAATGATTTATACTagatttttatgttaataactGTTGTTTATTTAGGAAGATTTTGCTTTTTACTGAGTTTTTATTTAAGCAGTGGTTAATCATCTATGACCATTATTCTAAGATGTTATATTGGTTCACTTTTTACATTTCTTCCTTCCAGAAATTTGAGGTGGAACAAACTACAGGATGCAATTCCTCCAGAAATTGGTCAGCTCAAAAGTTTAACACATCTGTGAGTAACTCTTATCTTCCTAATGTCTTTGGGCTTGCTTGTCCCTTTTTCAtcattgcttttattttatttagaattgtAACTGTAATGTCATATctttttgcaggtacctaagcTTCAACAATTTCAAGGGAGAAATTCCCAAGGAGCTAGCAAATCTGCCAGACCTTCGCTATCTTCATCTCCATGAAAATCGTTTAACCGGAAGAATACCACCAGAATTGGGCACTCTACAAAACCTTCGGCACTTGTAATAATCAaagcattttaatttaataatcttCTAGTGCAGAGTACACTATTTATCGTACTTAATGTTTCCTAATACTGTTATACTTCATAGGGATGCTGGTAACAATCATTTGGTGGGTACCTTAAGGGAACTCATTCGTATTGAAGGTTGCTTTCCAGCCCTACGCAATCTGTAAGTTAATGCTGGTGAATTATTTTCctcaatatttaatcatttggttttaaataatgttgtctaaattttattttattttatttttttgtggaACCAGATAtctaaacaataattattttactggAGGAGTACCTGCACAACTTGCTAACTTAACCAGTCTTGAAATATTGTGAGTGCTGCTTTTCCTTTTATCCTTTTATACCACTTTTCATTCTTCCTCCTCCTTTtagcgtgtgtgtgtgtgagagagagagacagtATTGCTTTACAATAATTCTACCCCTTTTGCAAGATCTATCTCTTATTTATGGAATTTCCATAACATGATTATTGTATGTTGGAGGCAGGTACCTATCCTACAACAAAATGTCAGGAGTTATACCATCTAGCATTGCTCATATTCCTAAATTGACATACTTGTAAGTTTGTCTTTCTCTTGTTGATTGGAGTCTTCGTTAGAAGTGTTGTACATTGAATAAGGTctaagttgtttttaatttttcaggAAACTCTTGATTTCGTATTTTGTTGCCTacttatatatcttttaatttttattttataatatacttATTCTTTGAATGAGGAAGAGTCCTCACCTTTTTTGGACAGATGTTAATGGAGAAACTAGAGTTGGAGTACCTTATTAGGTTTAGTAGttgaaatattgttattttgattGGTGACTTTTAGGAGGTAGTGGATGATATGATTCAGAGAAAGATTAACACTATGTGTATTCAAGAAACTAAATGGGTTGGAGAAAAAGGTAAAGATCCAGACACTGCATGAGTTAAACTTTGGTGTACACTAAGAAAGTTTGAGGTGATGACAAAATTGTTATTACTGGTGGAAAGAGGTGGAAGTAAAAAGAATTGGGactaaattttacttaaaagttACATTGGAGActgataatattattaattagtgCTTATGCACCACAAATAGGATCATAAGCacttttaaaagtgaaattcTGAAAATATTTTGGATCAAAATTTTCCTCAAGAGGAAAAGATTCT
Proteins encoded in this window:
- the LOC106755336 gene encoding probable leucine-rich repeat receptor-like protein kinase At1g35710, coding for MFRFQHDTAFAHSQLQLINHQNPFLSFAKSESTTHSKTSHSTTPTTLQIYDSNPTTQKDKQKPISPSALNMAPTPFTSLPFVFVTLLSILHLSHCKTLKRDVKALNEIKASLGWRVVYAWVGDDPCGDGDLPPWSGVTCSTVGDYRVVTELEVYAVSIVGPFPTAVTSLLDLTRLDLHNNKLTGPIPPQIGRLKRLKILNLRWNKLQDAIPPEIGQLKSLTHLYLSFNNFKGEIPKELANLPDLRYLHLHENRLTGRIPPELGTLQNLRHLDAGNNHLVGTLRELIRIEGCFPALRNLYLNNNYFTGGVPAQLANLTSLEILYLSYNKMSGVIPSSIAHIPKLTYLYLDHNQFSGRIPDPFYKHLFLKEMYLEGNAFRPGVNPIGFHKVLEVSDSDFLA